In one window of Maribacter sp. BPC-D8 DNA:
- a CDS encoding patatin-like phospholipase family protein, with product MKALVISGGGSKGAFAGGVAQYLIQEEGRKYDIFVGTSTGSLLISHLALGKLDKIKEIYSNVNQKSIFNNCPFLVKNIRGNEEISINHWNVLRNLMSGKKTFGESENLRKLIENSLTIEEFETLKSGDSDVIITVSNLSLNQVEYKSIKDCTYEDYCDWIWISANYTPFMSLVRKNFCEYADGGLGSIVPIEEAIKRGATEVDVVVLHTEVNYMNRVASRNPFELITNMLSFILDRIENQNIRIGKLVANQKNAIINLFYTPTILTTNSLIFDKAKMTLWWKRGYLYAKNKNEETNPIEPNEHE from the coding sequence ATGAAAGCATTGGTTATTTCTGGTGGTGGTAGTAAAGGAGCCTTTGCAGGTGGTGTTGCCCAATACCTTATACAAGAAGAAGGAAGAAAGTATGATATTTTTGTGGGTACTTCTACCGGAAGTCTTCTAATTTCTCATTTAGCACTTGGTAAATTAGATAAAATCAAAGAAATATATTCTAATGTAAATCAGAAGAGTATATTTAATAATTGTCCTTTTTTGGTGAAGAATATTCGTGGTAACGAAGAGATTTCAATTAATCATTGGAACGTTCTTAGAAACTTAATGAGCGGTAAAAAAACCTTTGGTGAAAGTGAAAATTTGCGTAAACTTATAGAGAACAGTCTAACCATTGAGGAGTTTGAAACTTTAAAAAGTGGAGATTCAGACGTTATCATAACCGTTTCTAATTTATCATTGAATCAAGTGGAGTATAAATCTATTAAAGATTGTACCTATGAAGATTATTGCGATTGGATTTGGATTTCAGCTAACTACACGCCTTTCATGAGCCTGGTTCGTAAAAACTTTTGCGAGTATGCCGATGGTGGTTTAGGTAGTATTGTGCCTATAGAAGAAGCTATTAAAAGAGGTGCAACTGAGGTAGATGTTGTTGTTTTACATACCGAAGTCAATTATATGAATAGGGTGGCATCTCGTAATCCGTTTGAGTTGATTACGAATATGCTGAGTTTTATTTTAGATAGAATTGAAAACCAAAATATTAGAATAGGTAAATTGGTTGCCAATCAGAAGAATGCGATTATCAACTTATTTTATACACCTACCATATTAACGACCAACTCTTTAATATTTGATAAAGCAAAAATGACCTTATGGTGGAAGAGGGGTTATCTATATGCTAAAAATAAGAATGAAGAAACAAACCCAATTGAACCTAATGAGCATGAATAG
- a CDS encoding FMN-binding glutamate synthase family protein, producing the protein MNDFFNTIPSPPWWTWIFLFLFIVAIWDIFIQKRHTIKHNFPVVGHLRYWLESIGPEMRQYFVANNREELPFNRIERGWIYASAKKENNYEGFGSDRDLYAHQHIFIKNRMMAYEVPAGHPNAAEPNFIPCAKVMGQHNNRRKPYRPGSVVNVSAMSFGSLSAAAVEAMNKGVKKAGAYHNTGEGGLSPYHKHGGDIVFHFGTGYFGVRTEDGNFSMEKMKKLVEDNPCIKAIEIKLSQGAKPGKGGVLPGAKITPELAEIRGVEVGKDVLSPATHKAFSNVKELMALIEDIANETGLPVGIKGAIGKLDQWEELADLMIETGKGPDFITVDGGEGGTGAAPPSFADHVSLPWVYGFSSLYRVFLNRHLTERIVFIGSGKLGFPAKAAMAFAMGVDCINVAREAMMSIGCIQAQVCHTNTCPTGIATQSKWLQKGINVPLKSDRLAQYFNTFRKEFLEITHAAGYEHPSQFTMDDVQVNVDDNDLNKSLASTYGYNKAKVPFAGVQQLKDCSYLGGKI; encoded by the coding sequence ATGAACGATTTTTTTAATACTATTCCAAGTCCACCATGGTGGACTTGGATTTTTTTGTTTCTTTTCATAGTTGCCATCTGGGATATTTTTATTCAGAAACGGCACACGATAAAACATAACTTTCCTGTTGTAGGGCACTTGCGTTATTGGCTAGAAAGTATTGGTCCAGAAATGCGTCAATATTTTGTTGCTAATAACAGAGAAGAGCTTCCTTTTAACAGAATTGAAAGAGGATGGATCTATGCATCTGCAAAAAAAGAGAACAACTACGAAGGGTTTGGTTCTGATCGAGATCTATATGCACACCAGCATATATTCATCAAAAACAGAATGATGGCGTATGAAGTACCTGCTGGTCACCCAAATGCTGCAGAGCCTAACTTTATACCTTGTGCAAAGGTTATGGGTCAGCACAATAATCGTAGAAAACCATATAGACCAGGTAGTGTTGTAAATGTATCTGCCATGAGTTTTGGTTCATTGTCAGCCGCAGCTGTAGAAGCCATGAACAAAGGAGTTAAAAAAGCAGGAGCATATCATAATACTGGTGAAGGCGGACTCTCACCTTACCATAAACATGGTGGAGATATTGTATTTCACTTTGGTACCGGTTATTTCGGTGTAAGAACTGAAGATGGCAATTTCTCTATGGAGAAAATGAAAAAATTGGTTGAGGACAATCCTTGTATAAAAGCAATTGAAATAAAACTATCTCAAGGTGCAAAACCAGGAAAGGGCGGAGTCTTACCGGGAGCAAAAATCACTCCTGAACTTGCCGAAATTAGAGGTGTTGAAGTTGGTAAAGATGTATTGTCACCAGCGACACACAAAGCATTTTCTAATGTAAAGGAATTAATGGCACTTATAGAAGATATTGCCAATGAAACAGGTTTACCTGTAGGGATTAAAGGTGCAATAGGAAAATTAGATCAGTGGGAAGAATTGGCTGATTTAATGATAGAGACTGGTAAAGGGCCTGATTTCATTACCGTAGATGGTGGTGAAGGTGGTACCGGTGCCGCTCCCCCATCATTTGCCGATCACGTATCATTACCATGGGTATACGGCTTCTCTAGTTTATATAGAGTTTTCTTAAACAGACATCTTACCGAACGTATTGTATTTATAGGTTCAGGTAAATTAGGTTTCCCGGCAAAAGCCGCCATGGCATTTGCAATGGGTGTAGATTGTATAAATGTTGCTCGCGAAGCAATGATGAGTATTGGTTGTATTCAAGCACAGGTTTGCCATACCAATACCTGCCCAACAGGTATAGCGACGCAAAGTAAATGGTTACAAAAAGGTATTAATGTGCCTTTAAAATCAGACCGATTAGCGCAATATTTTAATACGTTTAGAAAAGAATTTTTAGAAATCACACATGCTGCAGGCTATGAACACCCTAGCCAATTTACGATGGACGATGTGCAAGTAAATGTAGATGACAACGACCTAAATAAAAGTTTAGCCTCTACTTACGGCTATAATAAAGCAAAAGTACCGTTTGCAGGAGTTCAACAATTAAAAGACTGTTCGTACCTTGGCGGCAAAATTTAG